The DNA window aaaggaaaacgtttcatttttaatgggacaacgaGAGTATTATATTTAGTTCATGAAATTGAATCTAACAATTAATCCTAAATGAATAATCATAGGATAATTAGTTATATCTAATCTCCTCTAACTACAATAATCTCACAAACTcatttctttatatattttagtagtattattttatctaaaaaaaatatcaccttaatgtacaaaatatatatactcttttttagagttaaaaaatatatttattcttattaactagtagtatttaatttttcttactattccatatataattcatgtacttatttaattattttgaatgGTTATGATTTATAATGTTCTTTCAATAATTAGAGATCATGACAACTTGTGATCTTTAAAGTATACTAGACGGGGTCGGATCCAGTGGATCCATAATTTTTTAGTTAGGGGTATGACAATCATACAATCTTGaagattttgggaataaataattcaaatcttAAAGATTTTAGTATGAAAAAATATCAATAGAGTTTAaaccataaattatttattgcggAGTTGTAATAACTTTTGTTTCATTTGTCAATATCCTCTTATGAACTTTCTATAATGAACTTTGGCAGGATTGGACCTTTTAAATTGAGTTAGACCAGCCACCTATTGAATATACCCAAATTTAAAGCCTATATATGCTATTAGATcagtcatttttcattttcggTCCTGATATAAAGCTGTGtcatgcattttttatttttggtcaGACCAACTATTAGATCAATTAAATTTGACCTATAACCGACGACTTGTTATGATACTATGATAGAAATTCAGAGAGTTCCATCCTCAAACTAATTTGTGATACAAGGAATTACTCATAAGACTGATATAGTAGTTTATGATTTCTCTTTATAGCCATATAAATTAcgaaatattattataatttattttatttcatttgccAACAAATAAGAccatggagtattaaataactacttttgtatataatatattgGAGTAGAACGTAAAAtcgctcttagagcatctccaatggcggacgtccggtcggacatccgcgacgggcgaccgggacgtccgccattgtaacgAAGGCACTCGGATACGGATGTCCCGTATGGACGTCGCATGTCCTTGGACGTCCTGGCGACGGGAGcgaggacgtccgccattgtggcatgGGTCGGACGTtcgggtcggacgtccgatatttattgtgattaaataattgtgatttttttaattgcgggaagggcgatgggaagggcggattgtgcaggggaagtcctagtgacgtggcagtgggatgggaagtcctagtgacgtggcaggaggtgtttttggaaagtcctagtggatgtccgagtgggacatccgtgcattgaAGATGCTCTTACTATTCCTTTTCCTAAGCAAAAATGAAAGTTTGAATATCGGGTTTAAGTataacaaaacacacacaccaGCACCCAAACAACTCATCTTCCTCTTTAATGATCTATTGATTATACATGTACTTTTAGACCACTTATTATACTCTCTATACCTCACATTACTTGAAACACGTTTTTTtgcatttatttttataaaaaatatattaataaatagtaaaagtggagagagaaatgTTAGAGAGATAATACGAACGAGAATGTTCTTttatacattattctctctcttactgtattattctctcttcactttaactatgtattaaaaatgaatgcAAAAAAAATGACTCCAATAATGTGGGACGGGAGGAGTATTATTCAATTgtccaaacaaagaaaagtaGCGACTCAAATGTTACCTTATATTCATCTTAACATACACAAAAAATGTTGTATAACGATTGACGGAGATCTGATGTTGAAATATACCAACTAGATTTATTcgcatttaattttgtgacttGCTAGTTTTAATTATCGATAAGAAAGTAATTGTCTTCTTATTTCtactccatttttttattttttattttattttttattgtttttttttaattgtcatCAAGCCTACATAGTGTGTTTCATATAGTAGGAGTCGAGTAGCATTTATATACTTCGAGTCAGGACACTAACCATGAAATTTCTCAAGATGCAAtaagattttttttccttttttccagTATAATacattactattattatttatgagTAGATTTGTGGGAaatgatcaaaacaaaaatgtatCTTATTACATAAATGCAGCCTAAATCGTGACCTTAATTTAGGTGAGTGGATGGTCAATAATTTACCAAAAATACTAAAGGTCATTATTAatgttttaggtcatattataaaattcggaTTTGGTGtcatttttagatcattttaggtcatcgTTTATTAAAATAACCGAAAAATAATCTAACAATAACCTAAACATGccctccgtattattttattttatatttttgtattaaaatctagttttgcatagatcaccTTCCTAGATTAGTGTGTACAAATGTTtgataaaatttcaaatttttaaccATTTATAATTGTAAAATAATCCAATTATTCTACAAAATATTGTAATAGAAGAGATAACCAATTGTTTCACGATAAATTTTTTCATTTGTGTGTGATggaaacataatttttttaattacgcCACGCGTTCAATCTTGAAAGCAAGATCAGATTTCATGCAATTAGTGTTAATGGACAATTGGATTGATTAAACAATGGTCAAATCCATTAAAATAAATAGCCAAAGTCAAAAGTAGCCACTAATATCAAATAATTTGTACAAGAAGTTTATCAGCTTCTACAATCCATTAAACTTTATAatagtaattattattatttgaatattagtggttaataaaaaaaatactaattcaAAGCCAAAGAGCTCTAGCTTCTCTAAGCCTAGGGACCAATTCACCAGAAATATGCGCCCCCATAATTTTGTCAATCCCTCCAAACAGGTCTCCGGCGAGAAACACCGCCGGCAGCTGCAGCGCGGCGGCGCCGATGATCTTTGACAGCTCCTCGTTTACCTCGGCTTCATTGTGGTCGTCGACGTGGAAGATGGAAGGATAGACGCCGTGGCCGTGGAGCAGGAGCTTCACCACGTGGCACATGCAGCAGCCTCGCCGCGCAAAAACAACCACGGGCTTCTCCGCCACCTGCTCCCGCACGCTTCTGCCATCCAAGGCAGAGGCGGGCGGAGAGGAGGTGGGCGCCCAATTTCTATATGGGATAGCTTGTTGCATGGTGTGTCGCTTTTGGAAAAGGGGGACTGGGGCATTGGGGTAGTTATAGCAATTCAGCAGCATAGTGGGATGGTccgaaaagaaaaaagaaatactactgTAAGTAtcatttttgttctttttaagtgacacgtttttttctttttttatatccCGCTCTAAAGTGAcgtatttttaaaatgaaaatatcatTGTCTCTATTTTGTTCTCTTTCCATccaatttacaaaataaaattatataaatttcataACGAGTATGAATGTTTCAAGAATTGAACGGATAGAGTATAGTAGAACTACTGTGAAACTGGGAGAATATTACTATTTCCTCTGGtccccattaaatgtctcatatttgactgGTGCatgtaattatttaattttgtaaaggaGAGTATGTGGAAAAGGTTAGTGGGATGTGGACTctacttttaaatattagttttataataattgtgagtagaatgagtcaGTGAAATATGGatccatttattaaaaatagtaaaagtgaaatgaaagtTTTATTAAGAAATAtccaaataagaaaatatgggacatttaatggtgaccagagggagtactattctaTTTATATGATACAAGTGGTAATGTATAAGAAGGCATATTAggccaaatttaaatttaaacatCGTGCTATAGAAAACCTCAACTTCAGATGCCAAATAACTTTAAAAGATCGTGCCATAAAAAAACCTAAACTTTAGATTTTTGACCTAATACATTAACATCACTATTGCTTGGCCAactcaaaagaagaaaaatatagtAAGAAAAAAGGGCAAATTATACTCGCATCATAAAAATGAATAGCATTACCATATATACTTTAATTAGGGATTGCCTCACCGAAAAATACCTTTAACTTGTAGTAtcttgtattttattattatactaCGATGTATTTTATTTGAGGTGTTTTTTTGTCtgaaatttaagaaagttgtgtttaatgagttaaataaagtagaggagagaataaaataagagaaagaagagagggtagagtaaaagaaagaataaagtaagtgagattgaatattttgtttttagcaaaaaaaaatgaaatgactcaagtaatttAGGATAATCTAAAATGAAATACGACTCAAATAACATGGGACGAAAAGAGTATTAAAGAGTCTAATACGAGTAATGATATAGGTTATAGGTACATGTAATTTCTAGACAGACGCATTGCCGAGCAGCCACGTCGTATGCCGACAACAATCCCATTTTTAGATATTCTTCGctcacttttcttcatattGCATTTTGGCCGATATGTCATAATAATTGAGGTTGAATATGGTAGGGGCATCTTACAATAGAATGGCTCATATTGTCCACCGCcacatttttaatattttattttcgtcTGATCACAATTCTTATAAGTAGATCATTATTTCATCCGTCCTTCATTAATTAGCATCAATTAACTCACtatagattttaagaaatgtaataaaaaatcaataaaaaaaagttacaatatgaatcttatttatatatatatattaacttTATAATTAGTGGACTACTTGAtctattaccaaaaatagtacaTTTGTTGCGAACAAATGAAAAAGGAAAGCGGTGCCAATTAGTCCATAACAACTCAACAAATTCTTGGAGAAGCTTCGACAAATTTAACTTCATCTATCACCAATTTCATCCAGAAAAACCACCAACTTTTCTCACACCCACAACAACAACAATGGTCGCCTCCACACCCACATCCTGACCTACTTCTACAAACCACCAACGCGTTCTGCAACACAATCGGATCTCAAAATCCACCATCGTCATCTTGTTGTTTTTGGTCAAATTGGGACTCTAGAATCGACAATTCCGCTGTTGAATTAAACGATTCCAATAAATCAGTGGAAGCCAGAGCCGCCGCTGGCTCACAATGGAGGGGCATAAGACCTTGAATTTTTGGAGTTTTAGAACCTGCGTCCACTCTTCTAGAACCTAAACCTCACTCCCAAAATTCGTCGACGACTACGTCTTCGATGATTACCTCAAATTCTCCCGCCTCACTCTACCCGATGTTGATCCTAAGCCGACGCCGAATTTGTGGATGTGGATAAAGGAGGAGGCGAAGGCTATCATCGTTAAAAAAACCATATTCATCCGTTcgccattctcatcttcaactATTTTCTCAAATTACTTTGTATGCTACATTCGAAGTTCAtgggaaaaatcagaattttTAAAACGTTTATGACTTTTAATGCAGTTAGCCCAAATTAGATGTAGCAAGTTAGCACCCACGTTAGCTTAAAAAGACACGTCATCTCGCTTCGTAGCCGGAATACCCAACATGGGAAAACGACGCATAATTGATAAATTCATGACTTTGTATAATTGTATGAGTACTTTATTTGGTCATGGGAaaaaccaaaaaatcacaattgTTCATACCTTCTAAGGCAGTTTGCCCAAAATATAATCATCATAAATTACGTCAAAAATTTAGGGATGTTATCATTTAAAATAAACTGAGtaccatttaattttttaaagtcGTTTACAAATACTCCTTACGTCCACCATTTAATGAGCTCTTTTGACTCGGCCCAGATTTCAAAAgattgtttaactttctgaagaAAATTAAAGAGATCCATTAATATTGAATGTGGAATCTTCCACCATCTGGTGAGTAGAATGTGAGATCCATTTAAagtactattagttttatattgaatTGTATGTGAGAGTATAAAAAATTAGTGGGATATAGGATTCGCATATTAAAAGAAGAATAACCATTTTATAAATCGTGGATaacttaaaataataaaatgaatttttaaattgTGGACAAATGGGATATTTATTTTCAGTGTGTTGGCATGCCACATATTGACATGccacaaataaaaggaaaaagcAATGACGACAAAGTAGAGAGCTATACATATAGGAAATGCAGAATAAATTACTATGTCCGCGAATAAACGTGTTGAAGTTTCTTATTGGAAATTCTATGTTTATACGGCAACGcctatttttccatttcatGCTTCTGTATACACTGACGTCATAACTAATATTAGTCAGAAGATTCCACATTAGATTTGATCCGGTTATACTTTTCTTCCAACTGTAAGATATATAAAAACATGTGACAAAATATTATTGAGTATCTTGTAAGAATTTGGGAGATAACtctatgaatatgaatatgaatatgaatatgaatatgaatatgaatatgaatatgaatatgaatatgaatatgaatatgaatatgaatatgaatatgaaagagaagacgaagacgaagacCAAGACTTGTGAAATAATTCAAGAAATTGACGTTTGATTAGTATAGTATTTTTGCTAAttattgctaactaattaggaATCTAAAATTAAGACTAATTTTTAATCATTATATTAGGAGATTtagtgaattatattttaaatttaaaaattattaaataaagttaaagggtattaatatcaattctctcttattaaaattatcctaaaattttaaaaacgtaactctctcgatataaattattttttcgcaaagaatatataaaattaaaggtaattttataaggattttaACAAGatttcaattgcatatgttccgacgatgttcggatgatgaaatttgatgatttttatttcagttttcgtatatgttgataagcagatttttatcaacaaatacatcaaaaaatatcaatataatgcatgtaaaatctcaataaaactatgttgatatttttcataaacttgtgttgaaatactcatgtcattgttgatatttgtaatacattatgttgatataaaaaaacacgaaaattatgatatgataacaGAATGACAATCTTactcttttgttgatattttgtctactatagctctttattgaaattcgtaagatttaatctcatccactcattttaaaatccaagtgtggagatttggtcttaattttggattatgatgctataagcaATATAATAGGACCCTATATAACTAATTATATTTAAGATAAGTAAGGAGGATGCTTATACAAGGATGAAGCAAATCTTACTTGATAAGACGTTTCTTATTCATCTGATATCAGAGATTTGAGTCACTACAATAGTTAGGAGTAGACGAGAaattattgttgattaattctctttaaatatgaagaaataagGGCATGTGGatataaaatgtaaatataattgaatgaataataagGTCGCAATTTAAACAAACCCCAAAAATCCTAAAACGGCTATTCCTTTCGTTTTAtttgagattatttttttcatctttttgCGAATTCCTAGTTACAAATGAAGAAATAtgcaacaaaaaaatataatgcATCGAGAATTTGTTCTTGTGCCGGttttaaaattattgatatttttaattcattttcaaatttaatgatatttttttacaCTGTATAGAATAGACATAGCATAGGAATTCAAAGTTTCTAAAGGTAGTAGGTAGTAACATCAATATGATAATAAATGCCAGTAAAATTTGGTATGAACTGTGAACTATACAATGCTTCAATCATCTCAATGAATACTACACCATGATCAAAAGCAAATGAATTCGATTCTAAACGTGAGGGAGCTTGAGGCATCTATAGAGAAGAAAGGGATGGTATGAGAACAAAATTAGCAAACCACATGGCACCAAAATCAGATCTAAATATTCCTTTCGATACTTCATTGCTTTTTGAAACTAATTCATCCAACCCTCAAGATTATACTGTAGTAAATTTTTACAATTTAAAGATCTGGGTGTAGTGAGAATCAAACACATTCCTCTTTGCCCCATAAAATATGAGACTTCCTTTTTCTTCCGTCCCTtgcatttcatttataaaaagttCTCTCAAATTTATTACCCatacataattaatttctttatcAGCATATACCATTAGCTTCTACtattaaacattaataataatgtgggtcacactattcactaatattattttaactactcttcttcttctcataTATGTTACTTTATCAATCATGCATTCATTCGGGTGTCACCTAAATGTCCTTATTTTTTATGGAACGAAGGAGTACAAATTTTAAGCACAAGACGATTTTAAAAGTTAGTATTTTGGattatttgaaatattattttagcCATTCTAACAAAATACAGTAGTAATATTCATTTCATACTTATACTTCTACTAAATACGGCATTATGCACAAGATATTATGATGTGACAAACGctctatattttattaggtCTAGACATGATTTCAAAGTCATTTTTTAGTCTCGAATTAGACAATTAAATTCGAAGAAATGTTACACGACAAATTACGAAATTAGACAACGAATTTCGAAGCAATATTACAcgataaattacaaaattagtTGTTTACCATTATGAAAATAGAGGGAAAAAAGGGATCTTGAACTGAATTTTTAATCTTAAAAATGGCTACAAAATAAGGTCTTATACTTCAAATCACAACGCATGTAACACCCCAAGTTTCGCTTTAATGCTATACCGTCCTCTAAAAATAGATAAACTTGTAAATGACATGGGGTTTTAATGTGCAATAGGTAAAGTAGTAGAGAAATgataaaaagtaagagagaaaaggaaaagaagtggAAGGAATATTAGTGAATTGTGAGGTCTACATTATAAAATGATGTGTAcgattattatttgttgaaaatttttcatatttaaactttgtctaattttggtggatggCCCAAAGTGGTAAaactattctatttttattaggacggatggagtattatacaaatttcatatttataatTTGGTACATTTGTTAAGATTAATCCCTCTCTctcggctaagatgacacatttcttagtcgACACAAAATTTTATGAGTTGttagttaatgtgtttaatttgaagaaaaaaaggtggatataaatattaaatggagagagaaagaaaattgaatattttaaattgaagaaagaaaaaaatatggttGGTTGTAGTAATTAGATCGAAAgaattactttattatttttttaaaaaatgtacttTCTTCGTCCGAACTAAGTTAGGGCACAACTTTTCGGGACGAATATTAAGAGATTGTGTTAAATTGGttcattgaaaataaaatacaatatgTGAGTGAAACAAAGTATGATAGATAAACTTCGTTTCTTTATAGTTTaggcaaaacttttcggcacggagtttaagaaagtgatgttgaatgtgttaaaaaaatagataaaaaagtaaaagaggcaaaaaaaaagtagagaaaataaagtaaaaagtgaataaagtagagagaataaagtaaacaagagtaaagtaagaaagagaaaaaagttactatatagggaaatgactcaactatgagaaaACTTcccaaatggaaaaatgagttAACTATAGAgaaacagatggagtataaagGAAATAACTCAACTTAGTTTGGACATTTCAAAAAAGAATGCAACTAAACTTAATTGGGACAGATGAAATATCATCTTATTTGAGACAAATTATTAAGAAAAGTGTATTGTTATAGTTGAGACGAAGGAAGTATTATAGATCAGTGCCATGAATCTAATAGAGAATTGGGCTCatacgtactccatcaattgTTACATTTTTCCAATTTTACAAATAATGCAATTAGGGATGTCAGTTTAGCCCAAGCCCGATGGACTGGTCCGAATAACCCGCTAAATTTAGAGGGTTAAGGCCAAAAAATTCGGTAAGCAATCGGGCTAATCGGCCCAGCCGAacgggctagcccgaaacccgctGGGCTGAGTACTCCCACAAAATAAGTTCTTAGCAGCATGATGCATCTTGGTTGAAGCACTTggaagaaaatgtcaatatatacaacaattacaagtgcTGAAAACTCAATCCCCAATCAACATATACACAACATATATACACAGGTTATTCAGCAGTCGAAGCTTACATTATACCCTTTGGAATTAGCTCTCTTAAGCATTGCTGATGCAGAAGACTCATCCTCATACCTAACCGATTTGCAGCTCAACCTTGTAGATGGGCATTTCAAGATCCCTTTCAAGGGCTTCTCCGAAGACCCTGTGTCATCATCGCTTCCACGGACATCTTGACTGGACAGATCATCACTATCTCCTATCCGAACCAAGACGCTGCCCACGCGTTCAAGCCTGCCCGTCTTCTTCCTGTTCTTGAACAGCCCTTCCGCGAAGGAGCCAAGGGAGTTCAAGTTCTTGAGGAACGAGCTCCGCCTGCTGGGCGATGCAGCTTCAAGCTTGGAGCCATCTGCATTCAGCAGTCCAAGGCCGATGATGCTGGTGATGAAGAGCCTGCATATGGCGGACTTGACGGCGTGCCTCTCTGCAGAGGAGGCGTCTGTCAACCCAGCCATCCTCTTGATCCCGAGGATCCTCCTTGCCAGCATAGGAAGGTCCCATTTCCTGCATTTGGGCTGATTAAACGTCTCAGCAGCCAAATAGCCAACATCGACCTTCCTCGTTTTCAGCCCCAACTCCTTGAAAGGGAACAACTCCCTCTTCTCAGGAATCCCGAACGCTACAAAGTGAATCCTCTTGTCCGAGAGGAACCTGCAAATCGAGGAGGGCAGAGGCTCCCCTGCTGCAAACCTAAGAATCACACAGCCAACGCCAAAGCACAACAACACGAGCAGAATGGATGGATCACGAGGGTGGCGCATAACATCCACCCCCACAACGGGAGGGCGATCCCAGATCTTCCCATCCGGGAAGAGGAAATCCATCCTGCATAGATGATCAAAATCCTTCGGCTTGAAGGTAATCCCTTCCAGCTTCACATCAAACCGGTCAGTTCTTAGATAGACCTTCCCCCCCATTTTTCTTCTTGCATATATAAACACAATTCACAAATGAGaatgtttatgtatatatacagACACCAAATCAAAGTTTTCGATAATCGAAGCACTAATTCACGACGAAACAATGATGGTAGGGGGGAATGGGGTTTATGGGACAAGGTTTTTACCAACCTGCAGCAGTATTCAACAGATAATGTGAAAAAAAATAGGAATATGGATGATTATGCATAATTTTAGCCTAAAAACAGGAAACATGTTAAAACCACACAAATTTAACAAATCAAATTACCAAAGTGTGACAAAGTAATTCATACTAGGAAAAAAATCATAGGATATAATGAGACAAAATCAGCATTAGCCACTATTGATAAACTTAAACAATCAATCAACAGAGAATTAATTCGGAAGATAGATTAGTAACGAATCAATTGAACATAAAATCATAAACATTCATTGACAAAGTGAGAAAACGTTACAATTTCATTCAATCGATAAACAAAAGCATCTAATCAAAATCAGGCCCTCTCTCCTCGAATCCTCCTAGCCAACTGAATGTCCTTGGGCATAATCGTGACTCGCTTCGCGTGAATAGCGCAGAGGTTAGTGTCCTCGAAGAGTCCGACGAGGTAGGCCTCCGCCGCCTCCTGCAGCGCAGCCACAGCGGAGCTCTGAAACCTCAGATCCGTCTTGAAATCCTGAGCGATCTCACGCACGAGCCTCTGGAACGGCAGTTTTCGGATCAGAAGCTCGGTGGACTTCTGATACTTTCGGATCTCACGGAGAGCGACGGTTCCGGGGCGGAAGCGATGGGGCTTCTTCACTCCGCCGGTGGCGGGGGCGGACTTCCTGGCCGCCTTGGTCGCGAGCTGCTTCCTCGGCGCCTTTCCGCCGGTGGATTTGCGGGCGGTTTGCTTGGTGCGGGCCATTGATGAGAAATGCTAAGGTTTTGGATTTGGGAAATTACGCAGAGAAGATTGAGAATTTTGAGTGAggggaaagaagaaaatggggGAATTTTATAATTGGTGCTTTCAAAATTGTGGCGGGAGGTAGAGCTGTGTGAGCCGTTGATCGGTGCTTTATCTGACGGATGGTTTTTATGGAGAAGTTGATTCGGATTGGTGATGTGGAGTTGCTTCAGATTCTTGACGTGGC is part of the Salvia splendens isolate huo1 chromosome 22, SspV2, whole genome shotgun sequence genome and encodes:
- the LOC121786448 gene encoding glutaredoxin-C9-like, yielding MLLNCYNYPNAPVPLFQKRHTMQQAIPYRNWAPTSSPPASALDGRSVREQVAEKPVVVFARRGCCMCHVVKLLLHGHGVYPSIFHVDDHNEAEVNEELSKIIGAAALQLPAVFLAGDLFGGIDKIMGAHISGELVPRLREARALWL
- the LOC121786194 gene encoding histone H3.2, encoding MARTKQTARKSTGGKAPRKQLATKAARKSAPATGGVKKPHRFRPGTVALREIRKYQKSTELLIRKLPFQRLVREIAQDFKTDLRFQSSAVAALQEAAEAYLVGLFEDTNLCAIHAKRVTIMPKDIQLARRIRGERA